One genomic window of Chelonoidis abingdonii isolate Lonesome George chromosome 5, CheloAbing_2.0, whole genome shotgun sequence includes the following:
- the SRD5A3 gene encoding polyprenal reductase isoform X1, translating to MGSALNALWVLLAAAFLAALLLELLQAPRAGLGSCLFHDLIRYGKTKSGCGQRQAWRRLLDVPKRWFSHFYILSVVWNGFLLLLLIQALFLSRPFPIWLQDLLSALGGASQNQDVGDKHLSVLLVLMLLLLHSFRRLIECLCISVFSSGVLHIVQYCFGLGYYIVIGLTVLCQVPANVSNGKDLFMQVCWYHILGIMMYIWASVHQHRCHVILANLRKSKSGKVVSLNHSIPFGDWFERVSCPHYFAELLIYVSMAIIFGFQNLTWWLVVMFVLFNQALAAVLCHEFYVNKFSCYPTHRKAFIPFLF from the exons ATGGGGTCCGCGCTCAACGCCCTGTGGgtgctgctggctgccgctttcCTCGCcgcgctgctgctggagctgctgcaggccccGCGTGCGGGGCTCGGATCCTGCCTCTTCCACGATCTGATCCGCTACGGGAAGACCAAGAGCGGCTGCGGGCAGCGCCAAGCCTGGCGGCGGCTTCTGGATGTGCCCAAGAG ATGGTTTTCTCACTTTTATATTCTTTCTGTGGTCTGGAATGGCTTCTTGCTCCTATTGCTTATTCAAGCTTTGTTCCTATCAAGACCTTTCCCAATATGGCTTCAGGATTTGCTCAGTGCTCTTGGTGGAGCTTCGCAGAACCAGGATGTGG gtgacaaacacctgtctgtcCTCCTGGTTCTCATGCTCCTGTTGCTACACAGCTTTCGAAGGCTCATAGAGTGCCTATGCATCAGTGTCTTCTCCAGTGGTGTCCTTCATATCGTACAGTACTGCTTTGGACTTGGGTACTATATTGTTATTGGCTTAACGGTGCTGTGTCAAGTGCCAGCTAATGTCAGCAATG gGAAAGACCTCTTTATGCAGGTCTGCTGGTATCACATCCTAGGAATTATGATGTACATTTGGGCCTCTGTTCACCAACACAGATGCCATGTGATTCTAGCTAATCTTAGAAAAAGTAAATCAG GAAAGGTAGTAAGCTTGAACCACAGCATTCCTTTTGGAGACTGGTTTGAGAGAGTATCTTGCCCACATTATTTTGCTGAACTCCTAATATATGTATCCATGGCCATCATATTTGGATTTCAAAACTTAACCTGGTGGCTTGTAGTAATGTTTGTGTTGTTTAACCAGGCATTGGCTGCAGTTCTGTGCCATGAGTTCTACGTGAACAAATTCAGCTGCTACCCAACACATCGAAAAGCATTTATACCATTTCTTTTTTAG
- the SRD5A3 gene encoding polyprenal reductase isoform X2: protein MGSALNALWVLLAAAFLAALLLELLQAPRAGLGSCLFHDLIRYGKTKSGCGQRQAWRRLLDVPKRWFSHFYILSVVWNGFLLLLLIQALFLSRPFPIWLQDLLSALGGASQNQDVGDKHLSVLLVLMLLLLHSFRRLIECLCISVFSSGVLHIVQYCFGLGYYIVIGLTVLCQVPANVSNGKDLFMQVCWYHILGIMMYIWASVHQHRCHVILANLRKRKVVSLNHSIPFGDWFERVSCPHYFAELLIYVSMAIIFGFQNLTWWLVVMFVLFNQALAAVLCHEFYVNKFSCYPTHRKAFIPFLF, encoded by the exons ATGGGGTCCGCGCTCAACGCCCTGTGGgtgctgctggctgccgctttcCTCGCcgcgctgctgctggagctgctgcaggccccGCGTGCGGGGCTCGGATCCTGCCTCTTCCACGATCTGATCCGCTACGGGAAGACCAAGAGCGGCTGCGGGCAGCGCCAAGCCTGGCGGCGGCTTCTGGATGTGCCCAAGAG ATGGTTTTCTCACTTTTATATTCTTTCTGTGGTCTGGAATGGCTTCTTGCTCCTATTGCTTATTCAAGCTTTGTTCCTATCAAGACCTTTCCCAATATGGCTTCAGGATTTGCTCAGTGCTCTTGGTGGAGCTTCGCAGAACCAGGATGTGG gtgacaaacacctgtctgtcCTCCTGGTTCTCATGCTCCTGTTGCTACACAGCTTTCGAAGGCTCATAGAGTGCCTATGCATCAGTGTCTTCTCCAGTGGTGTCCTTCATATCGTACAGTACTGCTTTGGACTTGGGTACTATATTGTTATTGGCTTAACGGTGCTGTGTCAAGTGCCAGCTAATGTCAGCAATG gGAAAGACCTCTTTATGCAGGTCTGCTGGTATCACATCCTAGGAATTATGATGTACATTTGGGCCTCTGTTCACCAACACAGATGCCATGTGATTCTAGCTAATCTTAGAAAAA GAAAGGTAGTAAGCTTGAACCACAGCATTCCTTTTGGAGACTGGTTTGAGAGAGTATCTTGCCCACATTATTTTGCTGAACTCCTAATATATGTATCCATGGCCATCATATTTGGATTTCAAAACTTAACCTGGTGGCTTGTAGTAATGTTTGTGTTGTTTAACCAGGCATTGGCTGCAGTTCTGTGCCATGAGTTCTACGTGAACAAATTCAGCTGCTACCCAACACATCGAAAAGCATTTATACCATTTCTTTTTTAG